Below is a window of Rhizobium jaguaris DNA.
ACAAGTGCCACGCCGACACGATCCTCAAGCCGTTGCAAGGCCTGGCTGACCGCGGAGCGGGTCACGCCAAGCCTCTCTCCGGCCACACGGAAGTTGCGGGCTCCGGCAATCGCCAGAAAAACGGAAATTCCTTCGAAATCATCGCTCATTGGTTAGAGATTTTAACCAGCCTATCTCGGATTGGCAACTCGATAGCCGTTAATCGCCGGCCTATGTTTCTCGGGTCACAGACGAAACGGATAACACAATGAACGATCACCCTTATGTCGGCCTGTGGGTTACCGACGATGGCCAAGTCCGCCATGAGCTTTTGAACCATGGGCGCTACGACGAGGGTCGGGGCAACCTCAGGAGCGCTTACCGGGGCCGCTATCGGGTCGAAGGCACTCACATCGAATACCAAGACGATACCGGCTTCACGGCGGACGGCGATTTCGTCGATCTCGATACTCTGCACCATGCCGGCATGATCCTGCGGCGGCAACGCGGCTGAGGCGGGCGGCAAACTCTCCATTGAAAGGAACAAGCATGGCGAACACATCCCCCGTCTGGTTTATTACCGGCGCGTCCTCGGGCCTTGGCCTTGCTTTGGCCGAAGCAGTTCTCGAACGTGGTTGGAAAGCCGTCGTCACGGCACGCAGACCGGAAGCCCTGGACAATCTCACGGCGAGATTCGGAGACCGCATCCTTGCCTTGCCGCTGGACGTGACGTCCAAGACTTCGGTCACGCAAGCCGTGGCCGCTGCCGAAGCACAATTCGGAATGATCGACGTCCTCGTCAACAATGCCGGCTACGGCTATCTTGCTGCGATCGAGGAAGGGGCCGATCCGGAAATCCGCGCCCAGTTTGAAACCAATGTCTTCGGATTGATCGATGTTACTAAGCAAGTCCTGCCCGGCATGCGCGCTCGCCGCTCCGGCCATATCTTCAGCATCTCGTCGCTCGGGGGTCTCGTGGCTTTCGCTGCCACCGGCTATTATCACGCGACGAAGTTCGCGGTCGAAGGCTTGTCGGAATCCCTCTTTCATGAGGTCGGCCCGCTGGGCATCAGGGTCACGATCGTCGAGCCAGGTGCTTTCCGCACCGATTGGGCGGGCCGTTCGATGATCGAGTCCGGCATTGTTATCGACGATTATGCCGAAACCGCCGGCAAGCGGCGCCAGGCGACGCGATCCGTTTCCGGCAACCAGCCGGGTGATCCGGTCCGCGCGGCAGCGGCAATCGTCAAGGCTTACGAGGCAGGCACACCGCCCTTGCGGTTGCTGCTGGGGGCTGGGGCTCTGACGGTCGCGCGCAAGCGCCTTGAAGACCTGCGGACCAATTTCGATCAATGGGCCGAATTGACATTAAGCGCCGATTTTCCGGCCTAAGGCCGGCATCACCCCAATCTATCCAGAAATCACGGAGACCACGATGTCCGACATCGAAGGGAAAGTCATTGCCATTACCGGAGCCAGCAGCGGAATTGGCGAAGCAGCGGCGCGTGTTCTAGCCAAGGCTGGCGCGCATGTCGTGGCAGGCGCACGGCGAACGGATCGCCTGGAAAGACTGGCCGCCGACATTGGCCGCGCAGGCGGATCAGTCCGGCCGAGGCATCTCGACGTCACGGATCAAGCAGACGTAGCAGCATTCGCTGGCTATGCCGCTGCCGAATTCGGCAGGCTCGATGCCATCGTCAACAATGCGGGTGTCATGCCGCTCTCCCCCTTGGCCGCATTGAACGTCGATGAGTGGGATCGCATGATTGACGTTAATATCAAGGGTGTTCTCTACGGGATTGCCGCGGCATTGCCGATCATGAAGCAACAAGGCTTCGGCCATGTCATCAACGTCGCCTCCACGGGTGGCCATCGCGTTTCGCCGACGGCTGCCGTTTACTGTGCCACCAAGTTTGCCGTCCGGGCTATTTCTGAAGGCTTGCGGCAAGAGGAAGACAGCATTCGCGTGACGATCATCTCGCCCGGTGTAACGACTTCCGAACTTGCGGATACGATCAGCGACGATACCGCACGAGATGCGATGCGCGTCTGGCGCGCCATCGCCATCAGTCCGGAGTCGGTGGCAGGCTCGATCCTGTACGCACTTTCTCAGCCCTACGAAGTTGATGTCAGCGAGATCATCATCCGGCCGACCGCGAGCGCAAACTGAGAACAGACGGAATGGCCGCCCTCGGCGCACAGTTGCATTGGACGCCGCCTCTATTGGCGGCGGCCAATGGCGCTCACATCGCTCCCTCAGAGCAGCGTCCGGCCGCCATTGACCGCAAGCTTCTGCCCGGTGATGAAGTCCGCCTTGCTCGATGCAAGGAACACGACTGCGTCGGCGATATCTTCAGGCTTGCCGAAATGGGCCAGCGGCGTCTGTGCGAGATAGCCGTCTTTCGCCTGCTGTGAAGCCTCAGCATGGCGCTCGACCGGAATCCAGCCGGGGGCAACGAGATTGACCGTAATTCCCTCCGGCGCGAGTTCCCGGGCCCAGGAGCGGGTCATGGAAAGCATGGCGCCTTTTGCCGAGGCATAGTTTCCGAAGTAAGGATTACCGAGTTCCGCGACTTCCGAGCCGATATTAATAATTCGCCCTGACTTGCGCACGCGCCAATCCGGCAACACGGCTTGCAGCAGCTCGAGCGGCGCTTTGACGAAGAACTCAAGCTGATCGAGATGGGTCTGCCAGGATTG
It encodes the following:
- a CDS encoding oxidoreductase — encoded protein: MANTSPVWFITGASSGLGLALAEAVLERGWKAVVTARRPEALDNLTARFGDRILALPLDVTSKTSVTQAVAAAEAQFGMIDVLVNNAGYGYLAAIEEGADPEIRAQFETNVFGLIDVTKQVLPGMRARRSGHIFSISSLGGLVAFAATGYYHATKFAVEGLSESLFHEVGPLGIRVTIVEPGAFRTDWAGRSMIESGIVIDDYAETAGKRRQATRSVSGNQPGDPVRAAAAIVKAYEAGTPPLRLLLGAGALTVARKRLEDLRTNFDQWAELTLSADFPA
- a CDS encoding SDR family oxidoreductase, with the translated sequence MSDIEGKVIAITGASSGIGEAAARVLAKAGAHVVAGARRTDRLERLAADIGRAGGSVRPRHLDVTDQADVAAFAGYAAAEFGRLDAIVNNAGVMPLSPLAALNVDEWDRMIDVNIKGVLYGIAAALPIMKQQGFGHVINVASTGGHRVSPTAAVYCATKFAVRAISEGLRQEEDSIRVTIISPGVTTSELADTISDDTARDAMRVWRAIAISPESVAGSILYALSQPYEVDVSEIIIRPTASAN
- a CDS encoding SDR family oxidoreductase, translated to MKVALVTGASRGLGAVIARELGEAGWAVAVNYAHDTRGADSVVDSIRQRGGQAYAAKFSVIDKAQLTDGLGAITDALGPVDLIVNNATGPQPEMPLMEQSWQTHLDQLEFFVKAPLELLQAVLPDWRVRKSGRIINIGSEVAELGNPYFGNYASAKGAMLSMTRSWARELAPEGITVNLVAPGWIPVERHAEASQQAKDGYLAQTPLAHFGKPEDIADAVVFLASSKADFITGQKLAVNGGRTLL